In Asterias rubens chromosome 10, eAstRub1.3, whole genome shotgun sequence, the following proteins share a genomic window:
- the LOC117295730 gene encoding insulin-like peptide receptor isoform X1, protein MECPTSYITNITNSRFCQQCEGPCPKVCGYGTSIVNAVGHSETLAGCTVINGSLEIGIRSGTNIMKDLEKNLGMIEEVTEKIVIRMAHSLVSLNFFKRLKRIGGRDLENGLYSFYLLDNRNLQELFDSRSYPNITIGNGSLFFHNNPKLCVSRIRDFQEKVNFLTPPLKNNFGTNGDQVACNAQVITVVALPNSSTLTLAWKLDIDLIKDKRNLLGFIVSYRKAPHKNVTALDGEDACGTSMWQSVLEKAENRIAIVVGLEPWTQYAIFVRAYMISSAEQGAQSEITYITTKEDEPGPPSDLRVRANSSSQLMISWQLPQKPNSNITAYQVRWIKQELALNQFRMRDFCREKPPMLQTEFIPEPDEEDFDMNKTCKEGCCACPKDKETLKREEEEARFQKEFENFLHNNVFHQRPGSRKRRRRDVPDTPRVTLPSLTTPPTAGLGNDSTPNLKAPMGTSPAPTPLAPKETYVLDTSVVLNDLEHFSEYMIEVRACNSEHCGLQMATFGRTLANAEADEIPSPVTANSTSKNPKDRSVKLTWEEPKNPNGIVIVHEVEFSKVDNTPKQGSNSIEGISSRDANGETISNEVEKKIVVQDTCLTEHQFLQDQGYELKALDPGNYTARVRVISLAGEGPWTEPVLFNVPEPLKEKINDKESGLGAMGATIGVCVAVVIILVFFIWLLVRWRYKKNQMPDGVLYASVNPEYMSTSDMYVADEWEFPRNQLDIICELGKGSFGMVYEGHAKKIIPEEDVSTVAVKSVQANASIRDRIEFLNEASVMKAIHTHHVVRLLGVVSKGQPTYVIMEYMAQGDLKNWLRARRPENQADVALHNRKYPPTLADIINMGAEVADGMAYLTAHKFVHRDLSARNCLVSEEGTCKVADFGLARDIYQSDYYRKEKGGMLPIRWMAPESIRDGVFTASSDVWSFGVLMWEIATLSELPYQGMSNEEAGEYVKNGNVLNKPDGCPDKLDEIMVMCWQFNEKLRPTFLEIIQFVEDTNMVSSKFAINSFYHSDERLQATHDKMNAEEMERVSILGDEKDAYENMAPKERKRTPKNGLVPVNGRPVHNGSSDSSIGKVTEC, encoded by the exons ATGGAATGCCCAACCAGCTACATCACCAACATTACCAACTCACGCTTCTGTCAACAGTGCGAAGGACCCTGTCCAAAAG TCTGTGGATACGGCACCTCAATAGTCAACGCAGTAGGACATTCAGAGACACTGGCTGGGTGTACAGTCATCAACGGCTCCCTGGAAATAGGCATCCGTAGTGGAA CGAACATCATGAAGGATTTGGAGAAGAATTTAGGTATGATTGAAGAGGTGACAGAGAAGATAGTTATTCGGATGGCTCACTCCCTGGTCAGCCTTAACTTCTTCAAACGTCTCAAACGAATTGGTGGACGTGACCTTGAGAATGG TTTGTATTCCTTCTACTTGCTAGACAACAGAAACCTGCAAGAGCTTTTTGACAGTCGGAGCTACCCTAACATCACCATCGGCAACGGCTCGTTGTTTTTCCACAATAATCCCAAGCTCTGTGTGTCCCGGATCAGAGACTTCCAGGAAAAGGTCAACTTTTTGACCCCGCCGCTGAAGAATAACTTTGGAACAAACGGAGATCAAGTGGCAT GTAATGCTCAAGTCATCACGGTGGTTGCCTTACCAAACTCTAGTACACTCACTCTTGCATGGAAACTGGATATCGATCTTATTAAAGATAAACGCAATCTGCTTGGATTTATTGTTTCTTATCGGAAAGC GCCTCATAAGAATGTAACAGCTTTAGACGGTGAGGATGCTTGTGGGACTAGTATGTGGCAATCAGTTCTTGAGAAAGCAGAGAACAGGATCGCCATTGTGGTTGGATTGGAACCTTGGACACAATATGCAATATTTGTACGAGCTTACATGATATCATCGGCTGAGCAGGGAGCTCAAAGTGAAATAACTTACATCACTACCAAGGAGGATG AACCAGGACCACCGTCTGACCTGAGAGTCCGAGCTAACTCATCCAGTCAACTCATGATTTCATGGCAACTTCCACAGAAACCTAATAGTAACATAACTGCATACCAGGTACGATGGATCAAACAGGAGCTTGCACTCAATCAGTTCAGAATGAGAGACTTCTGCAGAGAAA aaCCACCAATGTTACAGACTGAGTTCATCCCTGAGCCAGATGAGGAGGACTTTGACATGAATAAGACGTGTAAGGAAGGATGTTGCGCCTGTCCTAAGGACAAAGAAACACTCAAacgagaagaagaagaagctcGCTTTCAAAAAGAGTTTGAAAACTTCTTACATAACAACGTCTTTCATCAGAG ACCTGGTTCAAGAAAACGTCGCCGTCGTGATGTCCCAGATACTCCTAGAGTGACCCTTCCATCCCTGACCACCCCACCCACTGCTGGACTAGGCAACGACAGTACGCCTAATCTAAAAGCTCCTATGGGTACCTCACCCGCCCCTACGCCCTTAGCACCCAAGGAAACATACGTCTTAGACACATCAGTGGTTCTGAATGATCTTGAGCACTTTTCAGAATATATGATAGAGGTCCGAGCGTGTAATAGTGAGCACTGTGGGCTGCAGATGGCAACGTTTGGGAGAACGTTGGCAAACG CTGAAGCTGATGAAATCCCGTCCCCAGTGACGGCTAACTCCACATCTAAGAATCCAAAAGATCGCAGCGTCAAGTTGACATGGGAAGAACCAAAGAATCCTAACGGCATCGTCATCGTACATGAGGTGGAATTCTCTAAGGTGGATAACACCCCCAAACAGGGTAGTAACTCCATTGAGGGTATATCAAGCAGAGATGCCAATGGGGAAACTATCTCAAACGAGGTAGAAAAGAAGATTGTGGTGCAAGATACT TGTTTAACGGAGCATCAGTTTCTCCAGGATCAAGGGTACGAATTGAAAGCTTTAGATCCAGGGAATTATACGGCTAGAGTTCGAGTCATCTCACTCGCTGGAGAAGGACCATGGACTGAACCGGTTTTATTCAATGTACCTGAACCTCTTAAAG AGAAAATCAATGATAAAGAGTCGGGTCTGGGTGCAATGGGAGCTACTATTGGTGTGTGTGTTGCTGTAGTAATCATCTTGGTATTCTTCATATGGTTACTGGTTAGATGGAG GTACAAGAAGAACCAGATGCCTGATGGTGTCCTGTATGCCTCCGTCAATCCTGAATATATGAGTACCAGTGACA TGTACGTTGCTGATGAATGGGAGTTTCCAAGGAACCAGTTGGATATAATCTGTGAGCTTGGTAAAGGTAGCTTTGGTATGGTATACGAAGGACACGCTAAGAAGATCATTCCTGAAGAAGACGTCTCAACAGTTGCTGTCAAGTCTGTACAGGCTAATGCATCAATACGGGATCGCATTGAATTCTTAAATGAAGCATCGGTTATGAA AGCTATCCATACCCACCATGTAGTGCGATTACTGGGTGTGGTTTCTAAAGGCCAACCTACCTATGTCATTATGGAATACATGGCACAAGGTGATTTGAAGAACTGGCTTCGAGCTCGCCGACCAGAGAACCAAGCTGATGTGGCT CTTCATAACAGGAAGTATCCACCTACCCTAGCAGACATCATCAACATGGGAGCTGAGGTAGCCGATGGTATGGCGTACCTCACTGCTCATAAATTTGTCCATCGAGATCTCTCAGCAAGAAACTGTCTAGTATCTGAAGAAGGTACATGTAAAGTAGCTGACTTTGGTTTAGCAAGAGATATCTACCAGTCTGACTATTATCGGAAAGAGAAAGGTGGAATGTTACCGATCCGATGGATGGCGCCGGAATCAATTAGAGATGGAGTCTTCACTGCAAGCTCTGATGTCTG GTCATTTGGTGTATTGATGTGGGAGATTGCCACATTAAGTGAACTGCCATACCAAGGCATGTCAAATGAAGAAGCTGGAGAATACGTCAAGAATGGAAACGTCTTAAACAAACCAGACGGATGCCCAGATAAACT GGATGAGATTATGGTGATGTGCTGGCAGTTCAACGAGAAACTCCGCCCAACCTTCTTAGAGATTATTCAGTTTGTTGAAGACACCAACATGGTGTCTTCTAAGTTCGCTATCAACTCCTTCTATCACAGCGATGAAAGACTTCAAGCCACTCATGATAAAATGAATGCTGAGGAGATGGAACGAGTTTCAATCCTTGGAGATGAGAAAGATGCTTATGAAAATATGGCGCCTAAGGAAAGGAAACGAACACCTAAAAATGGACTTGTGCCGGTAAATGGCCGTCCGGTTCACAATGGTTCAAGTGACAGCTCAATAGGCAAAGTTACTGAATGCTGA
- the LOC117295730 gene encoding insulin-like peptide receptor isoform X2 yields MECPTSYITNITNSRFCQQCEGPCPKVCGYGTSIVNAVGHSETLAGCTVINGSLEIGIRSGTNIMKDLEKNLGMIEEVTEKIVIRMAHSLVSLNFFKRLKRIGGRDLENGLYSFYLLDNRNLQELFDSRSYPNITIGNGSLFFHNNPKLCVSRIRDFQEKVNFLTPPLKNNFGTNGDQVACNAQVITVVALPNSSTLTLAWKLDIDLIKDKRNLLGFIVSYRKAPHKNVTALDGEDACGTSMWQSVLEKAENRIAIVVGLEPWTQYAIFVRAYMISSAEQGAQSEITYITTKEDEPGPPSDLRVRANSSSQLMISWQLPQKPNSNITAYQVRWIKQELALNQFRMRDFCREKPPMLQTEFIPEPDEEDFDMNKTCKEGCCACPKDKETLKREEEEARFQKEFENFLHNNVFHQRIYFKFNESNTRPGSRKRRRRDVPDTPRVTLPSLTTPPTAGLGNDSTPNLKAPMGTSPAPTPLAPKETYVLDTSVVLNDLEHFSEYMIEVRACNSEHCGLQMATFGRTLANAEADEIPSPVTANSTSKNPKDRSVKLTWEEPKNPNGIVIVHEVEFSKVDNTPKQGSNSIEGISSRDANGETISNEVEKKIVVQDTCLTEHQFLQDQGYELKALDPGNYTARVRVISLAGEGPWTEPVLFNVPEPLKEKINDKESGLGAMGATIGVCVAVVIILVFFIWLLVRWRYKKNQMPDGVLYASVNPEYMSTSDMYVADEWEFPRNQLDIICELGKGSFGMVYEGHAKKIIPEEDVSTVAVKSVQANASIRDRIEFLNEASVMKAIHTHHVVRLLGVVSKGQPTYVIMEYMAQGDLKNWLRARRPENQADVALHNRKYPPTLADIINMGAEVADGMAYLTAHKFVHRDLSARNCLVSEEGTCKVADFGLARDIYQSDYYRKEKGGMLPIRWMAPESIRDGVFTASSDVW; encoded by the exons ATGGAATGCCCAACCAGCTACATCACCAACATTACCAACTCACGCTTCTGTCAACAGTGCGAAGGACCCTGTCCAAAAG TCTGTGGATACGGCACCTCAATAGTCAACGCAGTAGGACATTCAGAGACACTGGCTGGGTGTACAGTCATCAACGGCTCCCTGGAAATAGGCATCCGTAGTGGAA CGAACATCATGAAGGATTTGGAGAAGAATTTAGGTATGATTGAAGAGGTGACAGAGAAGATAGTTATTCGGATGGCTCACTCCCTGGTCAGCCTTAACTTCTTCAAACGTCTCAAACGAATTGGTGGACGTGACCTTGAGAATGG TTTGTATTCCTTCTACTTGCTAGACAACAGAAACCTGCAAGAGCTTTTTGACAGTCGGAGCTACCCTAACATCACCATCGGCAACGGCTCGTTGTTTTTCCACAATAATCCCAAGCTCTGTGTGTCCCGGATCAGAGACTTCCAGGAAAAGGTCAACTTTTTGACCCCGCCGCTGAAGAATAACTTTGGAACAAACGGAGATCAAGTGGCAT GTAATGCTCAAGTCATCACGGTGGTTGCCTTACCAAACTCTAGTACACTCACTCTTGCATGGAAACTGGATATCGATCTTATTAAAGATAAACGCAATCTGCTTGGATTTATTGTTTCTTATCGGAAAGC GCCTCATAAGAATGTAACAGCTTTAGACGGTGAGGATGCTTGTGGGACTAGTATGTGGCAATCAGTTCTTGAGAAAGCAGAGAACAGGATCGCCATTGTGGTTGGATTGGAACCTTGGACACAATATGCAATATTTGTACGAGCTTACATGATATCATCGGCTGAGCAGGGAGCTCAAAGTGAAATAACTTACATCACTACCAAGGAGGATG AACCAGGACCACCGTCTGACCTGAGAGTCCGAGCTAACTCATCCAGTCAACTCATGATTTCATGGCAACTTCCACAGAAACCTAATAGTAACATAACTGCATACCAGGTACGATGGATCAAACAGGAGCTTGCACTCAATCAGTTCAGAATGAGAGACTTCTGCAGAGAAA aaCCACCAATGTTACAGACTGAGTTCATCCCTGAGCCAGATGAGGAGGACTTTGACATGAATAAGACGTGTAAGGAAGGATGTTGCGCCTGTCCTAAGGACAAAGAAACACTCAAacgagaagaagaagaagctcGCTTTCAAAAAGAGTTTGAAAACTTCTTACATAACAACGTCTTTCATCAGAG GATTTACTTCAAGTTTAACGAATCAAACACAAG ACCTGGTTCAAGAAAACGTCGCCGTCGTGATGTCCCAGATACTCCTAGAGTGACCCTTCCATCCCTGACCACCCCACCCACTGCTGGACTAGGCAACGACAGTACGCCTAATCTAAAAGCTCCTATGGGTACCTCACCCGCCCCTACGCCCTTAGCACCCAAGGAAACATACGTCTTAGACACATCAGTGGTTCTGAATGATCTTGAGCACTTTTCAGAATATATGATAGAGGTCCGAGCGTGTAATAGTGAGCACTGTGGGCTGCAGATGGCAACGTTTGGGAGAACGTTGGCAAACG CTGAAGCTGATGAAATCCCGTCCCCAGTGACGGCTAACTCCACATCTAAGAATCCAAAAGATCGCAGCGTCAAGTTGACATGGGAAGAACCAAAGAATCCTAACGGCATCGTCATCGTACATGAGGTGGAATTCTCTAAGGTGGATAACACCCCCAAACAGGGTAGTAACTCCATTGAGGGTATATCAAGCAGAGATGCCAATGGGGAAACTATCTCAAACGAGGTAGAAAAGAAGATTGTGGTGCAAGATACT TGTTTAACGGAGCATCAGTTTCTCCAGGATCAAGGGTACGAATTGAAAGCTTTAGATCCAGGGAATTATACGGCTAGAGTTCGAGTCATCTCACTCGCTGGAGAAGGACCATGGACTGAACCGGTTTTATTCAATGTACCTGAACCTCTTAAAG AGAAAATCAATGATAAAGAGTCGGGTCTGGGTGCAATGGGAGCTACTATTGGTGTGTGTGTTGCTGTAGTAATCATCTTGGTATTCTTCATATGGTTACTGGTTAGATGGAG GTACAAGAAGAACCAGATGCCTGATGGTGTCCTGTATGCCTCCGTCAATCCTGAATATATGAGTACCAGTGACA TGTACGTTGCTGATGAATGGGAGTTTCCAAGGAACCAGTTGGATATAATCTGTGAGCTTGGTAAAGGTAGCTTTGGTATGGTATACGAAGGACACGCTAAGAAGATCATTCCTGAAGAAGACGTCTCAACAGTTGCTGTCAAGTCTGTACAGGCTAATGCATCAATACGGGATCGCATTGAATTCTTAAATGAAGCATCGGTTATGAA AGCTATCCATACCCACCATGTAGTGCGATTACTGGGTGTGGTTTCTAAAGGCCAACCTACCTATGTCATTATGGAATACATGGCACAAGGTGATTTGAAGAACTGGCTTCGAGCTCGCCGACCAGAGAACCAAGCTGATGTGGCT CTTCATAACAGGAAGTATCCACCTACCCTAGCAGACATCATCAACATGGGAGCTGAGGTAGCCGATGGTATGGCGTACCTCACTGCTCATAAATTTGTCCATCGAGATCTCTCAGCAAGAAACTGTCTAGTATCTGAAGAAGGTACATGTAAAGTAGCTGACTTTGGTTTAGCAAGAGATATCTACCAGTCTGACTATTATCGGAAAGAGAAAGGTGGAATGTTACCGATCCGATGGATGGCGCCGGAATCAATTAGAGATGGAGTCTTCACTGCAAGCTCTGATGTCTGGTAA